In one window of Acanthochromis polyacanthus isolate Apoly-LR-REF ecotype Palm Island chromosome 8, KAUST_Apoly_ChrSc, whole genome shotgun sequence DNA:
- the pskh1 gene encoding serine/threonine-protein kinase H1 homolog, giving the protein MGCRNSKVLPEPPGDVQLDLVKKVDPPQPPQTDIYKHFIRGDGTGSKMGVAGGGSGDKAASTSPYQAQAQAATPTASAAPPKDPSELSDPQRKKVAKYRAKFDPRVTAKYDIKALIGRGSFSRVVRVEHKSTRQPYAIKMIETRYREGREVCESELCVLRRVRHTNIIQLMEVFETAERVYMVMELATGGELFDRIIARGSFTERDATRVLQMVLDGVKYLHTLGITHRDLKPENLLYYHPGADSKIIITDFGLASSRKKGDECLMKTTCGTPEYIAPEILVRKPYTNAVDMWALGVISYILLSGTMPFEDDNRMRLYRQILKGKYSFSGEPWPSVSNLAKDFVERILTVDPSERLTAGQALKHPWIVSMAASSSMKNLQRCISQNLLKRASSRCHSTKSAQSTRSSRSTKSNKARRVREKELRELNRRYQQQYNG; this is encoded by the exons ATGGGGTGCCGCAACAGTAAGGTCCTCCCTGAGCCTCCAGGGGATGTTCAGTTGGACCTGGTCAAAAAG GTTGATCCTCCCCAACCTCCTCAGACAGATATCTATAAGCACTTCATACGAGGAGATGGCACTGGAAGCAAGATGGGCGTTGCTGGTGGAGGTTCAGGCGACAAGGCCGCCTCCACCTCCCCATATCAAGCCCAGGCGCAAGCAGCCACTCCCACCGCTTCAGCGGCGCCCCCTAAGGACCCATCCGAGCTGTCGGACCCTCAGCGGAAGAAGGTGGCCAAGTACCGAGCCAAGTTCGACCCGCGGGTCACGGCCAAGTACGACATCAAAGCTCTGATAGGCCGTGGAAGTTTCAGCCGGGTGGTTCGCGTGGAGCACAAGAGCACGAGGCAGCCGTACGCCATCAAGATGATCGAGACCCGATACCGGGAGGGCAGGGAGGTGTGCGAGTCGGAGCTGTGCGTCCTGCGTCGGGTCCGTCACACGAATATAATCCAGCTTATGGAGGTGTTTGAGACGGCGGAGCGAGTGTACATGGTGATGGAACTGGCCACTGGAGGGGAGCTCTTCGACCGGATCATCGCTCGCGGCTCCTTCACAGAGCGAGACGCCACCAGGGTCCTGCAGATGGTGCTGGACGGCGTCAAGTATCTCCACACTTTGGGGATCACGCACCGAGACctgaagccggagaacctgctCTACTACCACCCGGGGGCTGACTCCAAGATCATCATCACCGACTTCGGTCTGgccagcagcaggaagaaggGCGACGAGTGTCTGATGAAGACCACCTGCGGCACGCCGGAGTACATCGCCCCCGAGATCCTGGTGAGGAAGCCCTATACGAACGCGGTGGACATGTGGGCCCTGGGGGTGATATCGTACATCCTGCTGAGCGGAACGATGCCCTTCGAGGACGACAACCGCATGAGGCTCTACCGGCAGATCCTGAAGGGGAAGTACAGCTTCTCCGGAGAG CCGTGGCCCAGCGTGTCCAACCTGGCCAAAGACTTCGTGGAGCGAATCCTCACAGTGGACCCCAGCGAGCGTCTGACGGCCGGCCAGGCCCTCAAGCACCCGTGGATCGTCAGCATGGCGGCCTCCTCGTCCATGAAGAACCTCCAGCGCTGCATCTCCCAGAACCTGCTGAAGCGGGCGTCCTCGCGCTGCCACAGCACCAAGTCGGCCCAGTCCACCCGCTCCAGCCGCTCCACCAAGTCCAACAAGGCCCGGCGGGTGCGCGAGAAGGAGCTTCGCGAGCTGAACCGTCGCTATCAGCAGCAGTACAACGGCTGA